The following coding sequences are from one Gadus morhua chromosome 10, gadMor3.0, whole genome shotgun sequence window:
- the LOC115552614 gene encoding phospholipase A and acyltransferase 3-like has translation MGNEVSTASGVKPQPGDLIEIFRGSYQHWAVYIGDGFVVHLAPPSENPGAGAYSMMSIVCDRALVARAGFWEVVGTDEWRINNILDDQCEPRRADLVVQEARRLVGAELPYSVFQSNCEHFATELRYGKAQSRQVHQAVGAAAVSVGALVVLGVVVKTFLEAGEERKRTRRY, from the exons ATGGGCAATGAGGTGTCAACCGCG tcTGGAGTTAAGCCGCAGCCAGGAGACCTGATAGAGATCTTCCGTGGCTCCTACCAgcactgggctgtttatattgGCGATGGATTTGTTGTCCATTTGGCACCGCCTT CGGAGAACCCAGGGGCTGGAGCCTACAGCATGATGTCCATCGTTTGCGATAGAGCCCTGGTGGCGCGGGCTGGGTTCTGGGAAGTAGTGGGGACCGACGAgtggaggatcaacaacatcCTGGATGACCAGTGTGAGCCCCGGCGTGCCGACCTGGTGGTGCAGGAGGCCCGTCGCTTGGTGGGCGCCGAGTTGCCCTACAGTGTCTTCCAGAGCAACTGCGAGCACTTTGCTACCGAACTGCGCTACGGCAAGGCCCAGTCTCGACAG GTGCACCAGGCAGTCGGGGCTGCCGCAGTATCAGTCGGGGCCTTAGTCGTTTTGGGTGTTGTGGTCAAGACCTTTTTGGAAgcgggagaagagaggaagagaacacGGCGTTATTGA